From Taeniopygia guttata chromosome 3, bTaeGut7.mat, whole genome shotgun sequence:
ggattttttttatgaggaaaagtccctttaatttccataatttgaggattttttataaggtaaaaaaaatcccattaatttccatagatttgggaattttttaatgaggaaaatgggaatggaaaaggaaaaaaatctaattaattttcattatttttgggaattttttatgaggaaaacggggatgggaatggaaaaattcccttaaatttccataaatttgggattattttatgaggaaaaaaaatcccgttattttccataaatttggggttatttttatGAGGTAAAAATCCCTTTAATTTCcataaatttgggattttttttatgaggaaaaaaaccctttaatttccataattttaggattattttatgaggaaaaaatcccattattttCCATAAATTTGGGGTTACTTTATGAGGGAAAAATCCCTTTAATTTCCataaatttgggaattttttaatgaggaaaaaaaccccattaatttccataatttttggattattttatgagataaaaaaatccctttaattTCCATaactttggggatttttatgaGGTAAAAATCCCTTTAATTTCCATAAATTTTGGAATTTGTAATGCGGAAAAGTCCCTTTAATTTCCAtaatttgaggattttttatGAGgtaaaaaatcccattaatttccatagatttggggatttttatgaggaaaatgggaacagaaaaggaaaaaaatctaattaattttcattattttttgggaattttttaatgaggaaaacggggatgggaatggaaaaaaatccctttaattTCCATAAATTTAGGACTATtttatgagggaaaaaatcccattaatttccataaatttgggattttttaatgaggaaaaaaaccctttaatttccataatttttggattattttatgagattaaaaaatccctttaattTCCATAAATTTGGGGTTACTTTATGAGGGAAAAATCCCTTTAATTTCCATAAATTTGAGATTATTTTATGATGAAAAACCCCTttaatttccataatttttgGATTACTTTATGAgataaaaaaatccctttaatttccataaatttggggtttttttaatgaggaaaaaatccctttaatttccataaatttgggaatttttaatgAGCAAAAGTCCCTTTAATTTCCAtaatttgaggattttttataaggtaaaaaaatcccattaatttccatagatttgggaattttttaatgaggaaaatggggacataaaaggaaaaaaaatctaattaattttcattattttttgggaatttattATGAGGAAAACGGGGatgggaatggaaaaaaatccctttaatttccataaatttgggattattttatgaggaaaaaaaatcacgttattttccattaatttgGGGTTACTTTATGAGAGAAAAATCCCGTTAATTTCCataaatttggggattttttatgaggaaaaacCCCCCTttaatttccataatttttggattattttatgagattaaaaaatccctttaatttccataaatttggggatttttatgaGGTAAAAATCCCGTTAATTTCCataaatttggggattttttatgaggaaaaaaatgccttaAATTTCCATAActttggggttatttttatgagggaaaaatcccattaatttccataaatttgggaattttttatgaagaaaaaacccctttaatttccataatttttggattattttatgagattaaaaaaaatcccattaatttccataatttgaggatttttttataaggtaaaaaatcccattaatttccatagatttgggaattttttaatgaggaaaatgggaacggaaaaggaaaaaaatctaattaattttcattatttttgggaattttttatgaggaaaacagggatgggaatggaaaaaatccctttaatTTCCATAAATTTGGGACtattttatgaggaaaaaaatcccttaaattTCCATAAATTTGGGATTATTTTATGACGGAAAAATACCATTAATTTCcataaatttgggatttttttatgaggaaaaaaccCCTTTACTTTCCATAATTTTTGGATTATTTTATGAGattaaaaaatccctttaatttccataattttggggatttttatgaGGGAAAAATCCCTTTAATTTCCATAAATTTGAGATTATTTTATGATGAAAAACCCCTTTACTTTCCATAATTTTTGGATTATTttatgagattaaaaaaaatcccattaatttCCATAGATTTGGGGatatttatgaggaaaaaatccaattaaattCCACAACTTTGAGAATTTTTCTGAGGGCACCGAGCATGAGGGCGATAAAAATGGCGGGAAAACGACAGCGACGATCCCGAACTGCGGACAGGGACGACCCCAAGGAACAGCATCGATCCCAGGAGAGAAACAGGGACGATCCCataaaataaccccaaaaacgATCCCAAaaaaattatccccaaaaaaattatccccaaaaataaccccaaaacacctcagggcccccaaatccctccctgAGGGCTCCGCGCTCACCTCGACTTTCCCGCCTCAGCGCCGCCGGAAGTGCGTCATGCCCCATTCCGTACACCAACATGGCGGCGCGCTGCTTGGCGCCCCGCTTTACCCTCCCCGTTCCTCCCGGCAGCCCGCGCGGTTCCGTACGGCGGCATGGCGGCGGTGCTGGTGCAGTACGTGGTGCTCCGCGGGGATCTGGCGCGGCCTCCCCGCTCGTGGCCGCTCGGTGCCGTGGTGGCTCAGGGCTGTCACGCCGCGCTGGCCGCCGTTCACGGTTACCGGGAGCATCCCGACACCGGCGCGTACCTGCAGCAGGGCGCCGCCATGACAACCGTGGTGCTGGAGGTaacggcggcggcgcggggcatGATGGGAACGCCGCGCTGAGGGGCACAGCGGCCGCCATGTTGGGGGGGGCGGAAAatcgggatttttttggggaaaatcgtgattttttttttaaatcgggatttttgggaaaatctgtatttttttgggggtgttccGGAGTTTAGGGAGGTGGGAATGGTAATTTTAGGGGGGGTCAGAGGGGGTTTTTGGCGCGCTGAGAGGAGCCCGCGGAGGAGCCGCAATTCCTGCGGAAATTaatttggaatttgggaataattcccaaaattcgGAATAATTCCCGACGGAATGGTGAATAATTCCTCATGGAATTACCAGCGCAGTGcctaaaccccaaaattcccgaaaataCTTCAAATCCGTGCGGATTTAGAGCGACAAAACTCAATTTGGTGTTTGGATCTCTTGGATTCCCAAAGGTTTTTCCCACCttaaaaattccctaaaaataaaaataaaaatcgcTGTTTTTACGTTTTAACCTCATAAATCTTGCAATCCAAAAGAGGTGGAAATCAGCGatgtgaggagaaaaaaaaaaaccaaattaaattgcgggatgggatgggaggatggggtttggaatttgggatgaatttctgatttattttaatttttttttaaatttaatttattttttaggcTCCGGATGAGGATTCCCTG
This genomic window contains:
- the PTRHD1 gene encoding putative peptidyl-tRNA hydrolase PTRHD1 → MAAVLVQYVVLRGDLARPPRSWPLGAVVAQGCHAALAAVHGYREHPDTGAYLQQGAAMTTVVLEAPDEDSLLDLAKSLKEKDVDHKLWVENPEGIPTCLALRPYPKNLVQPHLRNFKLLK